In uncultured Fibrobacter sp., a single window of DNA contains:
- a CDS encoding DUF3800 domain-containing protein yields MKELSVFIDESGDFGDYSYHSPYYIITMVFHRQDVDIQEKINRLDTELSYLGLNNLCIHTGPIIRKEEIYKDMDIVDRRRIFNKMMAFIRSIDVQYKCFHIEKKHIEDSVEATGKLSKLISSFIRAHYDEFLTFDDVKIYYDNGQVEVSRLLSSVFNALLPNPIFRKVMPTDYKLFQVADFICTMELVSLKLENSLFSKSEMTFFGNKRDLKQNYLKALKKKEWN; encoded by the coding sequence TTGAAGGAACTAAGTGTATTTATTGATGAATCGGGAGACTTTGGTGACTATAGCTATCATTCCCCGTATTACATAATAACGATGGTGTTCCATCGTCAAGATGTCGATATTCAAGAAAAAATCAATCGCCTAGATACGGAATTATCCTACTTGGGACTTAACAATCTATGCATTCACACCGGTCCGATTATCCGCAAAGAAGAAATCTATAAAGATATGGATATTGTTGACCGGCGGCGCATATTCAACAAGATGATGGCCTTTATCCGTTCAATTGACGTTCAATACAAATGTTTCCACATCGAAAAGAAGCACATCGAAGATTCTGTAGAAGCGACAGGCAAACTTTCGAAGCTAATATCTTCGTTTATAAGGGCACATTACGATGAATTTCTTACTTTTGACGATGTCAAGATTTACTATGATAATGGACAGGTCGAAGTAAGCAGGCTTTTGTCATCTGTATTTAACGCACTCTTGCCAAATCCGATTTTCCGAAAGGTGATGCCAACCGATTACAAGTTGTTCCAAGTTGCAGACTTTATTTGTACAATGGAACTTGTAAGCCTAAAGCTTGAAAACAGCCTTTTTTCAAAATCCGAAATGACATTCTTTGGCAACAAGCGTGATTTGAAACAAAATTATTTGAAAGCACTAAAAAAGAAAGAGTGGAATTAG
- a CDS encoding V-type ATP synthase subunit K (produces ATP from ADP in the presence of a proton gradient across the membrane; the K subunit is a nonenzymatic component which binds the dimeric form by interacting with the G and E subunits), translating into MFGHYRGAAAALGIAAMGSALGCGTAGMSAITMWKKAYAQGKSALFTLLVFVGAPISQTIYGMLLMNFILSKAAESGFTNWGGCLGAGIFGGLGMMASAWYQGKSAAVACDALGETGKGMVNYLMVLGIVETVALFVLVFSMMVL; encoded by the coding sequence TTGTTCGGTCATTATAGGGGTGCTGCAGCCGCTCTCGGCATTGCGGCAATGGGCTCCGCCCTTGGTTGCGGAACGGCTGGTATGTCCGCCATCACCATGTGGAAGAAGGCTTATGCCCAGGGCAAGTCCGCCCTCTTCACACTCCTGGTGTTCGTGGGTGCCCCGATTTCCCAGACGATTTATGGCATGTTGCTCATGAACTTCATCTTGAGCAAGGCTGCTGAAAGCGGCTTTACCAACTGGGGCGGCTGCCTCGGCGCCGGTATCTTCGGCGGGCTTGGCATGATGGCTTCTGCTTGGTACCAGGGCAAGTCTGCCGCTGTGGCTTGCGATGCTCTCGGTGAAACCGGCAAGGGCATGGTGAACTACCTGATGGTGCTCGGTATCGTGGAAACCGTGGCCCTGTTCGTTCTCGTGTTCTCCATGATGGTGCTTTAA
- a CDS encoding V-type ATP synthase subunit K (produces ATP from ADP in the presence of a proton gradient across the membrane; the K subunit is a nonenzymatic component which binds the dimeric form by interacting with the G and E subunits), giving the protein MDQAQLLTLAKLGAVAALGLAAVGSALGCGTAGMAAIGAWKKAYLKGKNALFTLLIFVGAPIAQTIYGMLLMMYILNKSQAAPANWAAYLGVGIFGGIGMMASAWYVGKSAADACNALGETGKGLVNYLMVLGVGETVALFVMVFSMMLVS; this is encoded by the coding sequence ATGGATCAAGCTCAACTTTTAACGCTCGCGAAACTCGGCGCGGTGGCGGCCCTGGGCCTTGCCGCGGTGGGTTCTGCGCTGGGCTGCGGGACTGCCGGCATGGCGGCCATCGGGGCCTGGAAGAAGGCGTATCTCAAGGGTAAGAACGCGCTGTTTACGCTGCTCATCTTCGTGGGCGCGCCGATTGCGCAGACAATCTACGGCATGTTGCTGATGATGTACATCCTGAACAAGTCCCAGGCGGCTCCGGCCAACTGGGCTGCATACTTGGGTGTGGGCATCTTCGGTGGCATCGGCATGATGGCATCTGCCTGGTACGTGGGCAAGTCCGCTGCGGACGCCTGCAACGCCCTCGGCGAAACCGGCAAGGGCCTCGTGAACTACCTGATGGTGCTTGGCGTCGGCGAAACCGTCGCACTGTTCGTCATGGTGTTCTCGATGATGCTCGTGTCGTAG